A genomic window from Winogradskyella sp. J14-2 includes:
- a CDS encoding CoA transferase subunit A, whose amino-acid sequence MINKKVANVTEALQGVKDNMTFMFGGFGLSGIPENAIAELVKLNVKGLTCISNNAGVDHFGLGLLLQQKQIKKMISSYVGENDEFERQMLSGELEVELIPQGTLAEKARAAQAGFPAFYTPAGYGTEVAEGKETRAFNGKMYVLEHAFKADFGFIKAWKGDAAGNLIFKGTARNFNPNMCGAANITVAEVEELVPVGELDPNQIHIPGIFVQRIFKGAHYEKRIEQRTVRQRS is encoded by the coding sequence ATGATTAATAAGAAAGTAGCTAATGTTACTGAAGCTTTGCAAGGTGTAAAGGATAATATGACCTTTATGTTTGGTGGTTTTGGATTATCTGGCATTCCTGAAAATGCCATTGCAGAACTCGTAAAGTTAAATGTAAAAGGATTAACCTGTATCTCCAATAATGCAGGCGTAGACCATTTTGGTTTAGGCCTCTTACTTCAACAAAAACAAATAAAAAAAATGATTTCATCTTATGTTGGAGAAAATGATGAATTTGAAAGACAAATGCTATCTGGTGAGTTAGAGGTAGAGTTAATACCTCAAGGCACTTTAGCTGAGAAAGCCAGAGCGGCACAGGCAGGTTTCCCTGCATTTTATACACCTGCTGGTTACGGCACAGAAGTAGCAGAAGGAAAAGAAACCAGAGCATTTAACGGTAAAATGTATGTACTAGAACATGCTTTTAAAGCCGATTTTGGTTTTATAAAGGCCTGGAAGGGCGACGCGGCTGGTAATCTAATTTTTAAAGGCACAGCGCGTAACTTTAATCCAAATATGTGTGGTGCAGCCAACATTACTGTTGCAGAGGTGGAAGAACTTGTTCCTGTTGGTGAGTTAGATCCCAATCAGATACATATTCCAGGAATATTTGTACAACGTATTTTTAAAGGTGCTCACTACGAAAAAAGAATAGAGCAACGAACTGTAAGACAAAGGAGTTAG
- a CDS encoding 3-oxoacid CoA-transferase subunit B: MLDKNGIAKRIAKEVKDGYYVNLGIGIPTLVANFVRDDIEVEFQSENGVLGMGPFPFEGDEDADIINAGKQTITTLPGASFFDSAMSFSMIRGQHVDLTILGAMEVAENGDIANWKIPGKMVKGMGGAMDLVASAENIIVAMMHTNRAGASKLLKSCSLPLTGVGCVKKIVTNLAVIEVTQKGFKLLERAPGVSVEDIKNATEGHLIVEGEIPEMAI, encoded by the coding sequence ATGTTAGATAAAAACGGAATAGCAAAACGAATTGCAAAAGAAGTAAAGGATGGTTATTATGTTAACCTTGGTATTGGTATACCAACACTAGTAGCTAATTTTGTAAGAGACGATATAGAAGTAGAGTTTCAAAGTGAAAATGGCGTTTTAGGAATGGGACCGTTTCCTTTTGAAGGTGACGAAGATGCTGATATTATAAATGCAGGAAAGCAAACCATTACAACATTACCAGGAGCTTCATTTTTTGACTCCGCAATGAGCTTCTCAATGATTAGAGGACAACATGTAGATTTAACTATACTTGGTGCTATGGAAGTTGCAGAGAATGGTGATATAGCCAATTGGAAAATACCTGGTAAAATGGTAAAAGGAATGGGAGGAGCCATGGATTTAGTTGCGAGCGCCGAAAATATAATTGTAGCCATGATGCATACCAATAGAGCAGGTGCGTCAAAGCTTTTAAAATCGTGCAGTTTGCCCTTAACTGGCGTTGGATGTGTAAAGAAAATAGTAACTAACCTGGCTGTGATTGAGGTTACACAAAAAGGTTTCAAATTATTAGAACGGGCTCCGGGTGTTTCAGTAGAAGATATAAAAAATGCTACAGAGGGACATTTAATTGTTGAAGGTGAAATACCTGAAATGGCGATTTAG
- a CDS encoding ABC transporter ATP-binding protein: MTKQNLLKVSNLSISSFSHDEEQQLINSISFYINPNEILAVVGESGSGKSISSLSLMGLLPKSVLRVTSGSIMFNSIDLTRITDREFQNIRGKKIAMVFQEPMSSLNPSMQCGRQVKEILQQHTYLSKPKIKDEVISLFKKVKLPNPKRIYKSYPHEISGGQKQRVMIAMALACKPQILIADEPTTALDVTVQKEIILLLKELQKETKMSILFISHDLALVSEIADRVLVMYKGKIVEQADTTSIFKHPKNNYTKALINARPSTNSRLKKLPTISDFMKGDVDNSSMISSNERIANHKKLYAQEPLLEVIDLEKTYFSKKGLFSKDTAFKAVDGVSFKVYPGETMGLVGESGCGKSTLGNAILQLDKATSGSIMYKGQDITNLSTAEIRALRKDIQIIFQDPFASLNPRMTVGDAIMEPMKVHNIGNSFRDRKEKVLEILNNVGLETSCFYKYPHEFSGGQRQRVGIARTIALQPQLIVCDESVSALDISVQAQVLNLLNDLKSQFGFTYIFISHDLAVVKYMADQLIVMNKGRIEEIGDADKIYNSPEKEYTRKLIHAIPKGL, from the coding sequence ATGACGAAACAAAATTTACTTAAAGTTAGTAACCTTTCTATATCATCCTTTAGTCATGATGAAGAGCAACAGCTTATTAATTCTATATCATTTTATATAAACCCAAACGAAATACTAGCTGTTGTTGGTGAGTCTGGGTCAGGGAAATCGATATCGTCCTTGAGCCTTATGGGATTACTCCCAAAATCAGTCCTTAGGGTAACTTCGGGTTCAATTATGTTTAATTCTATAGATTTAACCAGAATTACAGATAGAGAATTTCAAAATATCCGAGGAAAAAAAATTGCTATGGTCTTTCAAGAACCTATGAGTTCTCTAAATCCATCCATGCAGTGTGGTAGACAGGTTAAAGAAATTTTGCAGCAGCACACCTATTTATCTAAACCCAAAATAAAGGATGAAGTCATTTCGCTTTTTAAAAAGGTAAAGCTGCCAAATCCTAAACGAATATATAAATCATATCCACACGAAATCTCTGGTGGGCAAAAGCAACGGGTTATGATTGCTATGGCGCTTGCGTGCAAACCTCAAATTCTAATAGCTGATGAACCCACTACAGCTCTAGATGTTACCGTTCAAAAAGAAATAATATTACTTCTAAAAGAATTACAGAAAGAAACTAAAATGAGTATTCTGTTTATTTCTCATGATTTAGCTTTAGTTTCCGAAATTGCAGATAGAGTGCTGGTAATGTATAAGGGTAAAATAGTTGAACAAGCCGATACTACTTCGATTTTTAAACACCCTAAGAATAATTATACCAAAGCCCTAATAAATGCAAGACCCTCTACAAACTCTAGATTAAAAAAATTACCAACGATTTCCGATTTTATGAAAGGAGATGTTGATAATAGTAGCATGATCTCGAGTAATGAACGAATTGCTAATCATAAAAAACTATACGCTCAAGAACCACTTCTCGAAGTCATTGACCTCGAGAAAACCTATTTTTCTAAAAAGGGGTTATTTTCAAAAGATACGGCATTTAAAGCTGTTGATGGTGTTAGCTTTAAAGTATATCCTGGCGAAACTATGGGCTTGGTAGGAGAGTCTGGATGTGGTAAATCTACTTTAGGCAATGCTATACTTCAATTAGATAAGGCCACTTCAGGAAGTATTATGTATAAAGGACAGGATATTACTAATTTGAGCACAGCTGAAATTAGAGCGTTAAGAAAAGATATTCAAATAATCTTTCAAGACCCATTTGCTTCACTTAACCCAAGAATGACTGTTGGAGATGCTATTATGGAGCCCATGAAGGTGCATAATATTGGTAATTCCTTTAGAGACCGTAAAGAAAAAGTTTTAGAGATTTTAAACAACGTAGGTCTAGAAACTTCCTGTTTTTATAAATACCCTCATGAGTTTTCTGGTGGTCAACGACAACGTGTTGGTATTGCCAGAACAATTGCGCTACAACCTCAACTTATTGTTTGTGACGAATCTGTTTCTGCTTTAGACATTTCAGTCCAAGCCCAAGTACTTAACCTTCTAAACGATTTAAAATCTCAATTTGGGTTTACCTATATCTTTATCTCTCATGATTTAGCAGTTGTTAAATACATGGCAGATCAATTAATTGTTATGAATAAAGGAAGAATTGAAGAAATTGGAGATGCAGATAAGATTTACAATTCTCCCGAAAAAGAATACACAAGAAAATTAATTCATGCCATCCCAAAAGGGTTATAG
- a CDS encoding immunoglobulin-like domain-containing protein, whose product MKIKLVFLITMMGMATIWSQNKVFWKKQNSNPREILKQSHQTLKEFEVFSLDTQALRHALDGVLQRNQFSVNSNTILSFPNSQGKLERFLIKEASVMHPDLQARFPEIRSYVGQGVDDASSILRFSISPEGCDAMILSAKGNTFIESLEKNSNTYIVYNRKNRINYNDDFECEVSEQMNRRMNGTVTMKNADDSILRTYRLAVSTTGEYTQYHGGTIAQALAAINTTMTRVNGIFEVDFNVTMVLIPNNDTLIYTNANTDPYSNGGFNSQLQSTLTSVIGESNYDVGHLFARASNNGNAGCIGCVCVNGQKGSAFTSRTTPEGDPFDVDYVAHELGHQFGANHTWTFGGNEGTNAQMEPGSGSTIMGYAGITGSTDVQNNSDPYFHAVSIQQVTNYIKTTSCQTNTNTGNAVPVANAGSNYTIPRGTPFILEGSATDANPGNVLTYCWEQYDENNASTTLPSTTGTSGVAFRSFEPTTNPNRYFPRLETIKAGLTSWQWEAIPNVARVLNFRLTVRDNVAGGGTNDSDDVLITVNGTAGPFVVNAPNTNVTWNAGTTQTVTWNVAGTTGNGVNAANVDILLSTDGGDTYPIILASGVLNDGSHSIVVPNNQGNQNRIMVRGSNHIFFDISNTNFTIGAPVVCNAAVPTGLAASNIAETTATLSWDAVPGATYDLRYRQTGTSTWSTIAVTGISSNLTGLTALTEYEAQVRSKCSSGSSSTYSSSVNFTTTDIQLNYCNSASTNVNDEYISRVQLNTIDNSSGAQFYSDFTNISTPLTKDTQYTITITPTWTGTVYNEAYGVWIDFNRDGDFNDADEQVFTQGNTQATSVSGSFTIPPNAVESATRMRVSMRYNQVPGPCDNFTYGEVEDYTVIIEGNGPDTEAPVITLNGSSIVNLELGDTYTELGATAIDNVDGDITGNIVVGGDTVDTNIVGSYVVTYNVSDTSGNAATEVIRTVNVMPDITPPVITLIGANPINLNVGDTYNELGATANDNIDGDISTNIITTGVVNTSVAGTYFVNYNVTDSSGNAAAQVTRTVNVQADTTPPIIVLIGSPIIDLIVGDVYIEQGATATDNLDGDITANIVINSAVNTSVAGAYQVTYNVSDAAGNTANEVIRTVNVSDASFGCASEISGYPYSEDFEGSIGAWSQSTTDDLDWLVDAAGTPSNNTGPSSAAQGSDYIYVEASGNGTGYPNKRAIITSPCFDLGSLSNPVFSFQYHMFGATDMGSIDLELSDDDGNTWTSIWNQTGNQGNQWLAVEVDLSAYAGSNIQVRFNRFVGSTWQADIAIDDIQLLESFVQPSACTSTVTIFPYTESFESGDGWIQASGDDGDWVRDANGTPSSNTGPSFGADGSFYMFLEASTNGSNGQIGANANAILESPCFDLSGETQATFSFQNHMYGTSVGSITLQVSLDEGDTWSTLWSLSGNQGNQWNSESVDLSSFVGQVISLRFVGTTGSSWSSDLALDDLQLSTDGSGGGIECDTINFNDFTINSFSNQDNNGANSIGSGGASLTLTNNTWKYIDFPYTVTANTVIELEFSSTIEGEIHGIGFENDNSLTSSFYFKFYGTQNYGVTNYDNYTSGTTTYIIPVGDSYTGTMDRLVFINDNDAGSGNTSTFSNVKVYETSCSGEGKVEFGTRVDILGDEDEMGLVSLTIYPNPANDVLHVRLNDNDNVKASYCIVNMLGQTVLRGNTAAEINVGALNQGVYFLEVSVGNEVISKKFIKN is encoded by the coding sequence ATGAAAATAAAATTAGTGTTTCTCATCACAATGATGGGAATGGCCACGATATGGTCTCAAAACAAAGTCTTTTGGAAAAAGCAAAATTCTAATCCTAGAGAAATTCTAAAACAAAGCCACCAAACATTGAAAGAATTTGAAGTGTTTAGCTTAGATACCCAAGCTCTAAGGCACGCCTTAGACGGTGTTTTACAAAGAAACCAATTCTCAGTAAATTCTAATACAATTCTGTCTTTTCCTAACTCTCAAGGAAAGTTAGAGCGCTTTTTAATTAAGGAAGCATCTGTAATGCATCCAGATTTGCAAGCGCGTTTTCCAGAAATCAGATCTTATGTGGGTCAGGGCGTTGATGACGCATCATCGATTTTAAGATTTAGTATTTCCCCAGAAGGATGTGATGCAATGATTCTATCTGCTAAAGGGAATACTTTTATTGAGTCTCTCGAGAAAAATTCCAATACTTATATTGTTTATAACAGAAAAAATCGAATAAACTATAATGATGATTTTGAGTGTGAAGTATCTGAACAGATGAATAGAAGAATGAACGGAACTGTTACTATGAAAAATGCAGACGACTCAATTTTAAGAACGTACCGCCTTGCAGTATCAACTACAGGCGAATACACTCAGTATCATGGTGGTACAATAGCTCAGGCCTTAGCTGCAATAAATACCACTATGACTAGAGTCAATGGTATTTTTGAGGTAGATTTTAACGTTACTATGGTTCTTATTCCAAACAATGATACACTAATATATACTAACGCCAATACAGATCCATACAGTAATGGTGGTTTTAATAGTCAGCTACAATCTACTCTTACAAGTGTTATTGGTGAGTCTAATTATGATGTAGGTCATCTCTTTGCTCGTGCCTCAAACAATGGAAATGCTGGTTGTATAGGCTGTGTTTGTGTTAACGGACAAAAAGGAAGCGCTTTTACATCTCGTACTACACCAGAAGGTGATCCGTTTGATGTAGATTATGTAGCACATGAACTAGGACATCAATTTGGTGCCAATCACACCTGGACATTTGGAGGAAATGAAGGCACTAATGCGCAAATGGAGCCAGGTAGCGGATCAACTATAATGGGTTATGCTGGTATTACAGGCTCAACAGATGTACAAAATAATAGTGACCCATACTTTCATGCGGTATCAATACAACAGGTTACTAACTATATAAAAACTACAAGTTGCCAAACTAATACAAATACAGGTAATGCCGTGCCAGTAGCAAATGCAGGATCTAACTACACAATACCACGAGGCACACCTTTTATTCTAGAGGGCTCAGCAACAGATGCAAATCCCGGAAATGTATTGACATATTGTTGGGAGCAGTACGATGAAAACAATGCATCAACAACATTACCGAGCACGACCGGAACCTCTGGTGTTGCGTTTAGGTCTTTTGAACCAACAACGAATCCAAATCGTTATTTTCCTAGATTAGAAACTATAAAGGCAGGATTAACGTCGTGGCAATGGGAAGCGATACCAAATGTTGCCAGAGTATTAAATTTTAGACTTACAGTAAGAGATAACGTAGCCGGAGGAGGAACTAATGATAGTGATGATGTGCTTATAACAGTAAACGGCACAGCAGGCCCCTTTGTGGTTAACGCACCAAATACCAATGTCACTTGGAATGCAGGCACTACCCAAACCGTAACCTGGAATGTCGCTGGAACAACAGGTAATGGCGTCAATGCTGCTAATGTTGATATTTTGCTATCTACCGATGGAGGTGATACTTACCCAATAATTTTGGCATCAGGTGTGTTAAACGATGGTTCGCACAGTATTGTAGTACCTAATAATCAAGGTAACCAAAATAGAATCATGGTTAGAGGCTCTAATCATATCTTTTTTGATATTTCTAATACCAATTTTACCATTGGTGCACCAGTAGTATGTAATGCTGCAGTTCCAACAGGCTTAGCTGCATCTAATATAGCGGAAACAACTGCGACTTTAAGTTGGGATGCCGTGCCAGGAGCTACGTATGATTTAAGATATAGACAAACAGGGACCTCAACTTGGAGTACCATCGCAGTAACGGGTATTTCTTCAAATTTAACAGGATTAACGGCATTAACCGAATATGAAGCTCAAGTGAGAAGTAAATGCTCTAGCGGATCAAGTTCAACATACAGTAGTTCAGTGAATTTTACCACCACAGATATTCAACTTAACTATTGTAATTCTGCAAGTACAAATGTTAATGATGAGTATATTAGTAGAGTACAGTTAAATACCATAGACAATAGTTCTGGGGCGCAGTTTTATTCAGACTTCACAAATATTTCAACACCATTAACTAAAGACACACAATACACCATAACAATTACTCCAACATGGACAGGCACAGTTTATAATGAAGCTTATGGTGTGTGGATTGACTTTAATAGAGATGGTGATTTTAATGATGCAGATGAACAAGTTTTTACACAAGGGAATACTCAGGCGACTTCTGTAAGCGGTAGTTTCACTATTCCTCCTAATGCGGTTGAAAGCGCAACACGTATGCGAGTCTCTATGCGTTATAATCAAGTACCAGGTCCTTGCGATAACTTTACCTATGGTGAAGTTGAAGATTACACAGTAATTATAGAGGGTAATGGTCCAGATACTGAGGCGCCAGTAATTACGTTAAATGGATCTTCAATTGTAAATTTAGAACTTGGTGATACGTACACAGAACTTGGAGCTACTGCTATCGATAATGTAGATGGTGATATAACAGGAAATATTGTTGTAGGTGGCGATACTGTAGATACCAATATTGTTGGTTCTTATGTTGTTACGTATAATGTTAGCGATACTTCTGGTAATGCAGCAACAGAAGTTATAAGGACAGTAAACGTGATGCCAGACATTACGCCACCAGTTATTACTTTAATTGGTGCTAATCCTATAAACTTAAATGTTGGCGATACCTATAATGAGCTAGGAGCTACGGCAAACGACAACATAGATGGCGATATAAGTACAAATATTATAACAACAGGTGTTGTCAATACGTCTGTCGCTGGCACATACTTTGTTAATTACAACGTTACTGACAGTTCGGGAAATGCAGCTGCTCAAGTAACGAGAACGGTAAATGTACAAGCGGATACTACACCTCCTATAATTGTTTTAATTGGCTCGCCAATTATTGATTTAATTGTTGGAGATGTTTACATAGAACAAGGAGCCACAGCAACTGATAATTTAGATGGCGACATTACGGCGAATATCGTTATTAATAGCGCAGTTAATACAAGTGTTGCTGGCGCTTACCAAGTAACCTATAATGTAAGTGATGCTGCTGGTAACACGGCAAATGAAGTGATTAGAACGGTGAATGTATCTGACGCATCATTTGGATGTGCTTCAGAAATATCCGGTTACCCATATTCAGAAGACTTTGAAGGCTCAATTGGAGCCTGGTCTCAATCAACTACTGATGATTTAGATTGGTTAGTAGATGCCGCAGGAACTCCATCTAATAATACAGGACCGTCTTCTGCCGCACAAGGATCTGATTATATTTATGTTGAAGCTTCAGGAAATGGCACGGGATATCCTAATAAAAGAGCCATAATAACCTCACCTTGTTTTGATTTGGGCAGTTTGAGTAATCCTGTATTTAGTTTTCAGTATCATATGTTTGGAGCCACAGACATGGGATCTATTGATCTTGAGTTGTCAGATGATGATGGCAATACCTGGACAAGTATTTGGAATCAAACAGGAAATCAAGGTAACCAGTGGTTAGCTGTAGAAGTAGACTTATCGGCTTATGCTGGTAGTAATATTCAGGTTAGATTTAATCGATTTGTTGGTAGCACATGGCAAGCAGATATTGCTATTGACGATATACAGCTATTAGAATCTTTTGTACAACCTTCTGCCTGTACTTCTACTGTTACAATCTTTCCATATACAGAAAGTTTTGAGTCTGGTGATGGATGGATACAAGCAAGTGGAGATGATGGAGATTGGGTAAGAGATGCTAATGGTACACCTTCTTCTAACACAGGTCCAAGTTTTGGCGCAGATGGTTCTTTCTACATGTTCTTAGAAGCCTCAACCAATGGTAGTAACGGACAAATAGGTGCAAATGCAAACGCTATTTTAGAAAGTCCTTGTTTTGATCTTTCGGGAGAGACACAGGCTACATTTAGTTTTCAAAATCATATGTATGGTACAAGTGTAGGTTCAATAACTTTACAAGTATCTCTCGACGAAGGCGACACGTGGTCTACCTTATGGTCCTTATCTGGTAATCAAGGCAATCAGTGGAATTCAGAGTCTGTAGATTTAAGTTCTTTTGTAGGTCAGGTGATAAGTTTACGTTTTGTTGGTACAACAGGTTCAAGCTGGTCTAGTGATCTTGCTTTAGACGACTTACAATTAAGTACAGATGGTTCTGGTGGAGGAATAGAGTGTGATACTATAAACTTTAATGATTTCACGATTAACTCATTCTCTAATCAAGATAATAATGGTGCAAACTCTATTGGCAGCGGAGGCGCATCACTTACATTAACTAATAACACCTGGAAGTATATTGATTTCCCTTACACCGTAACAGCTAATACTGTGATAGAATTAGAGTTTAGCAGTACGATAGAAGGAGAAATACATGGAATAGGATTTGAAAATGATAATTCATTAACGTCTTCGTTCTACTTTAAATTTTACGGAACTCAGAATTATGGTGTTACTAACTATGACAATTATACTAGCGGTACAACTACTTATATAATACCTGTTGGCGATTCTTATACAGGAACAATGGATAGACTTGTGTTTATTAATGACAATGATGCTGGTTCTGGTAATACCTCTACATTCTCTAATGTTAAGGTTTACGAAACTTCTTGCTCTGGAGAAGGAAAAGTAGAATTCGGAACGAGAGTTGATATTTTGGGAGACGAAGATGAAATGGGATTAGTATCACTCACAATTTATCCAAACCCTGCTAATGATGTTTTACACGTAAGGCTTAATGATAATGACAATGTAAAGGCTTCTTACTGTATTGTAAATATGCTAGGCCAGACAGTGCTAAGAGGAAATACCGCAGCGGAAATTAATGTAGGTGCACTTAATCAAGGTGTTTATTTCTTAGAAGTTAGCGTTGGTAATGAAGTAATTTCAAAGAAGTTTATTAAAAACTAG
- a CDS encoding 3'-5' exonuclease, with amino-acid sequence MISKLNLENILFLDIETVPETEKFSELDATKQSLWEAKSKYQRKEEFSAEAFYDRAGIWAEFGKIICISVGYFKMEGDIRNFRVTSFFGEETKILKDFKNLVISHFSQNKHLLCAHNGKEFDFPYIARRMIIHNIELPYKLNLFGKKPWEVPHLDTLELWKFGDYKTYTSLKLLTNVLGIPSPKDDIDGSEVYRVYYEDNDIDRIIAYCEKDTVAVAQIFLRLRGDQLLHKNEIKHI; translated from the coding sequence ATGATTTCAAAACTCAATCTAGAAAACATATTATTCTTAGATATTGAAACTGTTCCGGAGACAGAAAAGTTTTCAGAACTAGATGCTACCAAGCAGAGCCTTTGGGAAGCTAAATCTAAATATCAACGTAAAGAAGAATTTTCTGCAGAAGCCTTTTATGATAGAGCAGGTATTTGGGCAGAGTTTGGTAAGATTATCTGTATTTCGGTTGGTTATTTTAAAATGGAAGGTGATATCCGAAATTTTAGAGTGACTTCCTTTTTTGGTGAAGAAACTAAAATTCTAAAAGATTTTAAAAACCTTGTTATTTCTCATTTTAGTCAAAACAAGCATTTGCTTTGTGCACATAATGGTAAGGAATTCGATTTTCCTTACATAGCGAGACGTATGATTATACATAACATTGAGCTTCCTTATAAACTCAATCTATTTGGCAAAAAACCATGGGAAGTACCTCATCTCGACACATTAGAGTTATGGAAATTTGGTGACTATAAAACGTATACTTCATTAAAACTACTAACCAATGTATTAGGTATTCCTTCGCCAAAAGATGACATAGATGGTAGTGAGGTCTACCGTGTATATTATGAAGATAATGACATTGACAGGATTATTGCCTATTGTGAAAAAGATACCGTTGCTGTAGCGCAGATTTTTTTACGATTACGAGGGGACCAATTACTTCATAAAAATGAAATAAAACATATATAA
- a CDS encoding serine hydrolase domain-containing protein produces MKFLKKLLKFLVILIGLTIAVLYITDTDYLLKAVRTIYLNGHTTAFLEDYKYFDNREIKASENPQPWPNHKDYNSVKPTEVLAKANKDWGTIAYVIIKNDSIWFEKYYDDFNEDSKSNSFSMAKSYVSGMLGKAIMEGYIKGLDQPVCDFLPAFCEGKAAKMTVGDLSSMASGTNWDERYYSPFSITTRAYFDDDLAKVSNGLKVVEEPGQAFKYASGDTQMLAMVIEKATGKKLYKYLEESFWKPLGSENDVLWQVDSEDHDLVKAYCCIAGNAKDFARFGKLYKDHGKWNGKQILDSAFVAKSITPRFTESPEYGYGWWMKDVNGKSFKMMRGHLGQYVIVQPEDNIIIVRLGHQKSPDAGVGAFTYDISLYIDEAYEMLGL; encoded by the coding sequence ATGAAATTCTTAAAAAAGCTACTCAAATTTTTAGTTATACTTATTGGACTAACCATCGCTGTACTTTACATAACAGATACAGATTACTTACTAAAAGCAGTACGTACAATTTATTTAAATGGCCATACCACAGCCTTTCTAGAGGACTATAAATACTTTGATAATAGAGAAATAAAAGCCAGTGAGAACCCTCAGCCTTGGCCAAATCACAAAGATTATAACTCTGTAAAGCCAACAGAAGTTTTGGCTAAAGCCAACAAAGATTGGGGAACAATTGCTTATGTCATCATAAAAAATGACAGTATTTGGTTTGAAAAATACTATGATGATTTTAACGAAGATTCAAAATCTAACTCGTTCTCTATGGCCAAGAGCTATGTTTCTGGTATGTTGGGCAAAGCCATTATGGAAGGTTACATAAAAGGTTTAGATCAACCAGTTTGTGATTTTCTTCCTGCATTTTGCGAAGGTAAAGCCGCAAAGATGACTGTTGGCGATTTAAGTAGCATGGCATCTGGCACTAATTGGGATGAGCGCTATTATTCACCATTTTCAATTACAACACGTGCTTATTTTGATGATGATTTAGCAAAGGTTAGTAATGGTTTAAAAGTTGTTGAAGAACCAGGACAGGCCTTTAAATACGCTAGTGGTGATACACAAATGTTAGCTATGGTTATTGAAAAAGCAACTGGTAAAAAACTGTACAAATACTTAGAAGAAAGTTTCTGGAAGCCTCTTGGAAGCGAAAACGATGTGCTTTGGCAAGTCGATAGTGAAGATCATGACTTGGTAAAAGCCTATTGCTGTATAGCCGGAAATGCTAAAGATTTTGCACGTTTTGGAAAACTATATAAAGACCATGGTAAATGGAATGGTAAACAAATATTGGACTCAGCATTTGTTGCCAAATCCATTACGCCTCGTTTTACCGAGAGTCCAGAGTATGGTTACGGTTGGTGGATGAAAGATGTCAATGGAAAAAGCTTTAAAATGATGCGTGGGCACCTTGGGCAATACGTTATTGTACAACCAGAAGACAACATTATTATTGTACGTTTAGGCCATCAAAAGTCACCAGATGCCGGTGTTGGTGCTTTTACATATGATATTAGTTTGTATATTGATGAGGCTTATGAAATGCTAGGTTTATGA
- a CDS encoding PaaI family thioesterase has translation MYKSGTEFLKRFFKVSTIYKYGFNWSPMYRRTTAKLIEVSDDLHFVKIRIKLNWKNRNYAGTIFGGSMLSATDPIYMIQLIQILGNDYVVWDKAVEARYRKPAKSTIYGEFNFSKAEIADLKNRVAQENEVDLLKTMHLVDEEQNIIATFNKTLYIAKKSFYKEKLKNRKNTNISA, from the coding sequence ATGTATAAATCTGGTACCGAATTTTTAAAACGTTTTTTTAAAGTATCTACCATTTATAAATATGGTTTTAATTGGTCGCCAATGTATCGCAGAACTACTGCTAAACTCATTGAGGTAAGTGACGATTTACATTTTGTAAAAATTAGAATAAAACTCAACTGGAAAAACAGAAATTATGCAGGTACCATTTTTGGTGGAAGCATGCTCTCTGCCACTGATCCTATTTATATGATTCAGCTTATACAAATCCTAGGAAATGATTATGTAGTTTGGGATAAAGCTGTTGAAGCCAGATACAGAAAGCCTGCTAAATCAACAATATATGGTGAATTTAATTTTTCAAAAGCCGAAATAGCTGATCTTAAAAATAGAGTCGCTCAAGAGAATGAAGTAGACCTCTTAAAAACCATGCACTTGGTAGACGAAGAACAAAATATAATTGCTACTTTTAATAAAACACTTTATATCGCTAAAAAGTCGTTTTACAAAGAAAAACTCAAAAACCGCAAAAACACTAATATTTCCGCATGA